The Anabaena sp. WA102 genome contains a region encoding:
- a CDS encoding Uma2 family endonuclease, with amino-acid sequence MSETLADIAIPPQFPDHTQLPESDGTFVKNFQEHPQSIIITDSIIQTLQKKHPDGQFCIGQDCGIYWRETEPPEKGTVAPDWFYVPDVAPRLDGKIRRSYVLWREYIPPLIVIELASGNGEEERDSTPLAGLQGGEKPGKFWVYERIIRVPYYAIYEVNNDKLEVYHLVDFSYQKIQPNERGHYPIAPLGVELGLWQGSYLNNPEQLWLRWWDLDGNLLLVGQEEAQLQKLRAEQQQQRAEQAERKAAQLAERLRAMGINPDDDL; translated from the coding sequence ATGAGTGAAACCCTGGCTGATATTGCTATACCACCGCAGTTTCCTGATCATACTCAACTACCAGAGTCTGATGGTACGTTTGTGAAAAACTTTCAAGAACATCCCCAAAGCATAATTATCACAGATTCCATAATTCAAACTTTACAAAAAAAACATCCCGACGGACAATTTTGTATAGGTCAAGATTGTGGGATTTATTGGCGCGAAACTGAACCACCAGAAAAAGGTACAGTAGCACCAGATTGGTTTTATGTCCCTGATGTAGCACCAAGATTAGATGGTAAAATTCGTCGTTCCTATGTTTTATGGCGGGAATATATTCCTCCATTAATTGTTATAGAATTAGCCAGTGGTAATGGTGAAGAAGAAAGAGATTCAACCCCTCTAGCGGGTTTACAGGGAGGTGAAAAACCTGGTAAATTCTGGGTATATGAACGTATTATCCGTGTTCCCTATTATGCCATCTATGAAGTTAATAATGATAAATTAGAGGTTTATCACTTGGTAGATTTTTCTTACCAAAAAATCCAGCCTAACGAACGTGGACATTATCCTATTGCGCCATTAGGTGTAGAATTGGGACTATGGCAAGGAAGTTACTTAAATAATCCTGAACAACTTTGGCTGCGCTGGTGGGATTTAGATGGTAATTTGTTATTGGTAGGTCAAGAAGAAGCCCAATTACAAAAATTAAGGGCTGAACAACAACAACAAAGGGCTGAACAAGCAGAACGAAAGGCTGCACAATTAGCCGAACGTTTACGAGCAATGGGTATAAATCCAGATGATGATTTATGA
- a CDS encoding DUF2085 domain-containing protein, translating to MQRAILSGNLQFKLNWVSFLADFLLAGMVFGPPLAPFLAGSGVFVLPGIADIIYFMGNHVCPQPTMGLELAPPFIMAVCMRCYGTVTGLLITRILYAVTNGKGIFWLSQYGWTGAAFASILMMAYPLELAAQIFGLWDFDNYIVTPFGLITGLAWGLFTMPILYLSTDAKINDN from the coding sequence ATGCAAAGGGCAATTTTATCCGGGAATTTACAGTTTAAACTTAATTGGGTAAGTTTTTTGGCTGATTTCCTATTAGCTGGTATGGTTTTTGGTCCCCCTCTTGCTCCTTTTTTGGCTGGGTCTGGTGTGTTTGTGCTTCCGGGGATTGCGGACATTATTTACTTTATGGGTAATCATGTATGTCCGCAGCCTACTATGGGTTTGGAGTTAGCACCACCTTTTATTATGGCAGTTTGTATGCGCTGCTATGGCACAGTGACAGGGTTATTAATTACTCGAATTTTGTATGCGGTAACTAATGGCAAAGGCATTTTTTGGTTAAGTCAATATGGTTGGACTGGTGCGGCTTTTGCTAGTATATTGATGATGGCTTATCCGTTGGAATTAGCAGCGCAGATTTTTGGTTTGTGGGATTTTGATAATTATATTGTTACACCTTTTGGTTTGATTACTGGTTTGGCTTGGGGTTTATTTACTATGCCGATTTTGTATCTGTCAACAGATGCAAAAATTAATGATAACTAG
- a CDS encoding response regulator transcription factor: MRILIVEDDTQLAEALTEALTGRQYVVDVAKDGEAAWHATESMKYDLVVLDVTLPKLDGIKFCQRLRNTSTNNPAYRNSTTPVLMLTARDTVADKITGLDAGADDYVAKPFDLEELMARIRALLRRGGAASTISLSWGKLALNPSTYETTYDGHLISLTPKEYAILELLVANGRRVLSRSSIIEQVWSVDDSPVEETVRSHIKSLRQKLRLLGASETLVETVHGLGYRLN; encoded by the coding sequence ATGCGAATTCTGATAGTTGAAGATGATACTCAACTGGCAGAAGCACTTACAGAAGCTTTGACCGGAAGACAGTATGTAGTTGATGTTGCTAAAGATGGAGAAGCAGCTTGGCACGCAACGGAGTCAATGAAATATGATTTAGTAGTGCTAGATGTAACTTTGCCAAAGCTAGATGGAATCAAATTTTGTCAACGGTTACGGAATACTAGCACGAACAATCCAGCATACAGAAACTCGACAACACCAGTATTAATGTTAACAGCCCGTGATACTGTAGCTGATAAAATTACTGGTTTAGATGCCGGTGCAGATGATTATGTCGCAAAACCATTTGATCTAGAAGAATTAATGGCTCGCATACGTGCTTTACTTAGACGAGGTGGTGCTGCCAGTACAATCAGTTTATCTTGGGGAAAGTTAGCCTTAAATCCTAGCACTTACGAGACAACTTATGACGGTCATCTTATCTCCTTAACTCCTAAAGAGTATGCAATTTTGGAATTGCTAGTTGCAAATGGTAGAAGGGTTTTGAGCCGCTCTAGTATTATTGAGCAAGTTTGGTCTGTTGATGACTCTCCGGTAGAGGAAACCGTAAGGTCTCATATTAAGTCTCTTCGGCAAAAATTAAGACTCTTAGGTGCATCTGAAACTTTGGTTGAAACAGTTCATGGTTTGGGATATCGTCTCAACTAA
- a CDS encoding sensor histidine kinase, translating into MKSYFSEKWIAAGVSLAISLMVLVTFASFNNTTEIKENANQVQHTYQTLNTLTDLYAAMTVAESARRGYIFLGSRQDLERYENAINNIKTKVSLLETQIHNNINQKQRFASLKSLVNQRLSLLEESIQLYQQDRTALQQQTNITEISVNLREKIIPIIVNIQTEEQGFLESSLKQSQQSIHLRIIMEIIGTILSLVVICSLCFIIERQGVKQEQIKSLEASLAQEKKIGELKVQLFSMISHEFRTPLSVILLSSQLLREILLDLVDKKELKNLDRIQSSAKLINHLLTDILTLTRAEAGELDYKPQLINVENFCLNLLEDVQMFSHTNHIIKFIKHGQSFRANLDEKLLYSILSNLLLNAIKYSSSGGSISLVLNSQPDTTIFQVIDEGIGISSAEQARLYEPFFRSQNVEGIVGTGLGLPIVKKCVERHQGEILVESKVGVGTTFTVKIPLTYL; encoded by the coding sequence ATGAAATCGTATTTTTCAGAAAAATGGATTGCGGCTGGAGTTTCTTTAGCTATATCGCTAATGGTGCTAGTTACCTTCGCTTCATTTAATAACACTACCGAAATTAAGGAAAATGCTAATCAAGTTCAGCATACTTATCAAACTCTCAATACTTTGACTGATTTATATGCGGCTATGACAGTAGCTGAATCAGCACGAAGAGGGTATATATTTTTGGGAAGTAGACAAGATTTAGAGCGTTATGAAAATGCCATAAATAATATAAAAACTAAGGTCAGTTTATTAGAAACTCAAATCCATAATAATATCAATCAAAAACAGAGATTTGCCAGTTTAAAATCATTGGTTAATCAAAGATTATCTCTTTTAGAAGAATCAATACAACTTTATCAACAAGATAGAACTGCATTACAACAGCAAACTAATATTACAGAAATCAGTGTTAATTTAAGAGAAAAAATTATACCTATCATTGTAAATATTCAAACTGAAGAACAAGGTTTCCTAGAAAGTTCTCTCAAGCAGTCGCAACAGAGTATTCACTTACGAATAATCATGGAAATAATAGGAACTATTTTAAGCCTGGTTGTGATTTGCAGTTTATGTTTTATCATCGAGCGTCAAGGAGTAAAACAAGAACAGATTAAATCCTTGGAAGCTTCCCTTGCTCAAGAAAAAAAAATTGGTGAATTAAAGGTTCAGCTATTTTCTATGATTTCCCATGAATTTCGTACACCTTTAAGTGTAATATTGCTTTCATCTCAGTTATTACGGGAAATTCTGCTGGATTTGGTGGATAAAAAGGAATTAAAAAATCTTGATCGCATTCAGTCTTCAGCAAAGTTGATCAATCACTTATTAACAGATATATTAACTTTGACTAGAGCCGAAGCAGGTGAACTAGATTATAAACCTCAATTAATCAATGTGGAAAACTTTTGTTTGAATCTGCTGGAAGATGTGCAGATGTTTAGTCACACAAATCATATTATAAAGTTTATCAAGCATGGTCAATCTTTTCGTGCTAATCTAGATGAAAAATTGTTGTACTCTATTCTTAGTAATTTGCTTTTAAATGCCATCAAATATTCGTCATCTGGAGGTAGTATATCCTTGGTTTTAAATTCTCAACCAGATACTACTATCTTTCAGGTGATAGATGAAGGTATAGGCATTTCTTCAGCGGAACAGGCTAGGCTTTATGAACCTTTTTTTCGATCTCAAAATGTTGAAGGTATTGTCGGCACTGGGTTAGGATTACCAATTGTTAAGAAGTGTGTAGAAAGACACCAGGGAGAAATTTTGGTGGAAAGTAAAGTTGGAGTAGGAACAACTTTTACTGTAAAAATTCCTCTAACATACCTCTAA
- a CDS encoding ATP-dependent Clp protease ATP-binding subunit codes for MFEHFTSEAIRVIMLAQEEARRLGHNFVGTEQILLGLMGEGTGVAAKVLAELGVTLKESRREVEKIIGRGSGFVPPEIPFTPKVKSLFEQSFREAHGLGHNYINTEHLLLGLTEAGEGVAAKVLQNLGVDLPVIRSAVMSRLGEDTAVVTGGRSNSQRNQNLSIEEFGRNLTKLAQEGRLDPVVGRQPEIERTVQILGRRTKNNPVLIGEPGVGKTAIAEGLAQRIVNQDVPEILLDKQVISLDMGSVVAGTRFRGEFEERLKKIMEEVRTAGNIILVIDEIHTLVGAGGTEGGLDAANILKPALARGELQCIGATTLDEYRQHIERDAALERRFQPILVGEPSVAETIDILYGLRGAYEQHHRVNITDEAVIAAAELADRYISDRFLPDKAIDLIDEAGSRVRLRHSHIAKNKELKRELTTATKAKSEAIRTQDFGKAGKLRIQELELQARLDVEENQETVNSPLVNEEDIAQIVASWTGVPVNKLTESESELLLHLEDTLHTRLIGQEQAVTAVSRAIRRARVGLKSPNRPIASFIFSGPTGVGKTELAKALAAYFFGSEESMVRLDMSEYMESHNVSKLIGSPPGYVGYDEGGQLTEAVRRKPYTVLLFDEIEKAHPDVFNMLLQILDDGHLTDAKGRKVDFKNTLIILTSNIGSKVIEKGGSSLGFEFDNAADASYHRIRNLVNEELKAYFRPEFLNRVDDIIVFTQLNKDEVKQIAEIMLRDVGSRLKDKDIALEVTEAFKEKVVQEGYDPSYGARPLRRAIMRLLEDSLVEAILSGEIADGDKAIVDVDDDGQVKVRKSETRELLLTNVG; via the coding sequence ATGTTTGAACACTTCACTTCCGAAGCCATTAGGGTAATCATGTTAGCTCAGGAGGAAGCACGACGACTGGGACACAATTTTGTAGGAACAGAACAAATTCTCCTGGGTTTAATGGGAGAAGGAACAGGTGTTGCTGCTAAAGTGTTGGCTGAGTTGGGTGTTACCCTGAAAGAATCCCGTCGGGAAGTAGAAAAAATAATTGGCCGGGGTTCTGGGTTTGTCCCACCGGAAATTCCTTTTACCCCGAAAGTAAAAAGCCTGTTTGAGCAATCTTTCCGAGAAGCTCACGGTCTTGGACATAATTACATAAACACTGAACACTTATTATTAGGTTTAACGGAGGCTGGTGAAGGAGTCGCCGCCAAAGTATTACAAAATCTAGGAGTGGATTTACCAGTTATTCGTTCGGCTGTGATGAGCCGATTGGGTGAAGATACAGCGGTTGTCACTGGTGGTAGAAGTAATTCCCAGCGCAATCAAAATTTATCCATAGAGGAGTTTGGCAGAAACCTCACCAAACTGGCTCAGGAGGGCAGACTAGACCCAGTAGTCGGTCGCCAGCCAGAAATTGAAAGAACGGTGCAAATTCTCGGTCGGAGAACCAAAAATAACCCGGTTTTAATTGGTGAGCCGGGTGTTGGGAAAACAGCGATCGCTGAAGGTCTAGCGCAACGCATTGTCAATCAAGACGTTCCCGAAATTTTACTTGATAAACAAGTAATTAGTTTGGATATGGGGTCTGTAGTGGCGGGAACTCGCTTCCGGGGTGAATTTGAGGAACGCCTCAAAAAAATCATGGAGGAAGTCCGCACCGCAGGAAATATCATCTTAGTGATTGATGAAATTCATACCTTAGTCGGTGCAGGTGGCACAGAAGGCGGTTTAGATGCAGCTAATATCCTCAAACCGGCTCTAGCCCGGGGAGAACTCCAGTGTATTGGTGCGACCACATTAGATGAATATCGTCAACACATCGAACGGGATGCGGCTCTGGAGCGGCGGTTTCAGCCAATTTTGGTAGGAGAACCATCAGTAGCAGAAACTATTGATATTCTCTATGGTTTACGCGGTGCTTACGAACAACATCATAGAGTTAATATTACTGATGAAGCGGTAATTGCCGCGGCTGAATTGGCAGATCGTTATATTAGCGATCGCTTCCTACCAGACAAAGCCATTGACTTAATTGATGAAGCTGGTTCTCGTGTCCGCTTGCGTCACTCCCACATTGCCAAAAACAAGGAACTCAAACGAGAATTAACCACCGCCACCAAAGCCAAATCGGAAGCCATCAGAACTCAAGATTTTGGCAAAGCTGGTAAATTGCGGATACAAGAATTAGAACTGCAAGCCAGACTTGATGTAGAAGAAAATCAAGAAACCGTTAACTCTCCCCTCGTCAACGAAGAAGACATCGCCCAAATTGTCGCTTCTTGGACAGGTGTTCCCGTCAACAAACTGACTGAATCTGAATCAGAGTTACTTTTACATCTTGAAGACACCTTACATACAAGGCTCATCGGTCAAGAACAAGCAGTTACAGCAGTTTCCCGCGCTATTCGTCGCGCCCGTGTCGGCTTAAAAAGTCCTAATCGTCCCATTGCCAGTTTTATCTTCTCCGGACCAACCGGTGTCGGTAAAACCGAATTAGCCAAAGCCTTAGCTGCTTACTTCTTCGGTTCAGAAGAATCAATGGTGCGTTTAGATATGTCCGAATATATGGAAAGCCACAACGTTTCCAAGTTGATTGGTTCACCTCCAGGTTATGTAGGATACGACGAAGGCGGACAATTAACGGAAGCTGTGCGGCGCAAACCCTATACAGTGCTACTATTCGACGAAATCGAAAAAGCGCATCCCGATGTATTCAATATGCTGCTGCAAATCTTGGATGACGGTCATCTTACGGATGCGAAAGGTCGGAAGGTAGACTTCAAAAACACATTAATTATCTTGACTTCTAATATCGGTTCTAAGGTAATTGAAAAAGGTGGTAGCAGCTTAGGGTTTGAGTTTGATAATGCAGCAGACGCTAGTTATCATCGCATTCGTAACCTAGTTAACGAAGAACTCAAAGCATATTTCCGTCCCGAATTCCTCAACCGTGTTGATGATATTATCGTCTTCACTCAACTCAACAAAGATGAAGTCAAGCAAATTGCTGAAATCATGCTGCGTGATGTTGGTAGTCGTCTCAAGGATAAAGACATCGCTTTAGAGGTAACAGAAGCTTTTAAAGAGAAAGTTGTCCAGGAAGGCTATGATCCTAGCTACGGTGCTAGACCATTACGCCGTGCTATTATGCGTCTCTTGGAAGATTCTTTGGTTGAAGCGATCTTATCTGGAGAAATAGCAGATGGAGATAAGGCTATTGTGGATGTAGACGATGATGGACAGGTGAAAGTCAGAAAATCGGAAACCCGTGAGTTGTTATTAACTAACGTTGGTTAA
- a CDS encoding DUF3288 family protein, which translates to MTEILGGKDQQHPLYNRDRPLIDILLAQDATDYNLSELARLKIRYQGFPGARDIQSNLDKVLQRWGLTEAELFAKTRQIHDTGGVYKSRGKKDEQDWN; encoded by the coding sequence ATGACAGAAATTCTCGGTGGTAAAGACCAACAACATCCACTCTACAACCGCGATCGCCCCCTTATTGATATCTTACTCGCTCAAGACGCAACGGACTACAATTTATCAGAATTAGCTAGACTAAAAATTCGCTATCAAGGTTTTCCGGGAGCGCGGGACATCCAAAGCAACTTAGATAAAGTTTTGCAACGCTGGGGTTTAACTGAAGCTGAACTATTTGCCAAAACCCGTCAAATCCATGATACAGGAGGAGTTTACAAAAGTCGTGGCAAAAAGGATGAGCAGGATTGGAATTAG